A window of the Tessaracoccus sp. MC1865 genome harbors these coding sequences:
- a CDS encoding type II toxin-antitoxin system VapC family toxin, producing MSERVRIYVDSNIYCDLLGKNKERDKDSGQHRWIIAKKVFDAVNDDRIILCASSLIEAEVLCLGDVRNKHHNLERVREWFRAPATEWTEVDRFLAREAGRLAKEWKPYMANPDGKLGGADATHLAAAIRLKCDFLMTHDEAFPLGHDVEGVRVMRPDVVWPEHLMDEGISGAETMSRQRVRQREAG from the coding sequence GTGAGTGAACGCGTGCGCATCTATGTCGACTCGAACATCTACTGTGATTTGCTCGGCAAGAACAAGGAGCGCGACAAGGACAGTGGCCAGCATCGCTGGATTATTGCGAAGAAGGTCTTCGATGCGGTGAACGATGATCGGATCATTCTCTGCGCTTCCTCACTCATCGAGGCTGAGGTCTTGTGCCTTGGTGACGTGAGGAACAAGCATCACAATCTGGAGAGGGTTCGCGAGTGGTTCCGCGCTCCGGCGACAGAGTGGACAGAGGTCGACCGCTTCTTGGCGAGAGAGGCTGGCCGGCTCGCCAAGGAGTGGAAGCCGTATATGGCGAACCCCGACGGCAAGCTCGGCGGAGCGGATGCCACGCATCTTGCCGCCGCCATTCGTCTCAAATGCGACTTCCTAATGACGCACGACGAGGCCTTCCCTCTTGGCCACGACGTCGAAGGCGTCCGTGTCATGCGTCCAGACGTCGTCTGGCCCGAGCATCTCATGGATGAGGGGATCTCTGGGGCCGAGACGATGAGCCGCCAGCGTGTGCGTCAGCGGGAGGCAGGTTGA
- a CDS encoding serpin family protein, with protein MNDDDIKDALNRAAPHPTVPAGLLRGALRRRRRTRGLVAAGALALAGTLILPLALNLGNGAGPVAEPASAPVTDAVAEVAESTHPPVEEAAPEAEGTPQAASGEESVTVSPEFAATRSLELGWDVIQAADGPNRVVSPSSLVMSLVQAAEGAEGASLASIDDALGLTGDSRAASFAALREQLLPYDSLPASLDADDPPETPVVHQASRVLAIDSELKQPFLERIALFYDAQAESTTFDDAKANLDAWATKHTAGLIEQSAIEPKPDFVAVLQDALLFAAAWRDEFRYEQPISFTTPAGAKTVEGVSDILPVAYAEGERWTAVRLPYDDNLAADVILPTAGVAPESLTVEDLEAARGALDAAEPAPINVTMPTFDLTAKTDLLNALPQLDLSNLNGIFDGGFAGQWVQQAKLIVTAQGTVGAALTEMAVFTSSGGSAEREFIVDRPYVFRVSDTRTGWPLFVAAVSDPSEES; from the coding sequence ATGAACGACGACGACATCAAGGACGCACTCAACCGCGCCGCTCCCCACCCCACAGTTCCCGCAGGCCTGCTCCGGGGGGCGCTCCGCCGCCGTCGGCGCACCCGTGGGCTGGTCGCCGCCGGTGCCCTCGCGCTGGCCGGGACGCTGATCCTGCCGCTGGCGCTGAACCTGGGCAACGGCGCCGGGCCCGTGGCCGAGCCCGCCTCCGCGCCGGTGACCGACGCGGTGGCCGAGGTCGCCGAATCCACCCACCCCCCCGTCGAAGAGGCAGCCCCGGAAGCAGAGGGGACGCCCCAGGCCGCCTCCGGTGAGGAGTCCGTCACGGTCTCCCCGGAGTTCGCCGCCACGCGTTCCCTGGAGCTGGGCTGGGACGTCATCCAGGCAGCCGATGGCCCCAACCGCGTCGTGTCGCCCTCATCCCTGGTCATGTCGCTGGTGCAGGCGGCCGAGGGCGCGGAGGGGGCATCGCTGGCCAGCATCGACGACGCCCTCGGCCTCACCGGCGACTCCCGGGCCGCCTCATTCGCCGCCCTCCGGGAGCAGCTGCTGCCCTATGACTCCCTCCCCGCAAGCCTCGACGCCGACGACCCGCCCGAGACTCCCGTCGTGCATCAGGCCAGCCGCGTGCTGGCCATCGACTCGGAGCTGAAGCAGCCGTTCCTCGAGCGCATCGCCCTCTTCTATGACGCCCAGGCCGAGTCCACCACCTTCGACGACGCCAAGGCCAACCTCGACGCCTGGGCAACCAAGCACACCGCCGGCCTCATCGAGCAGTCCGCGATCGAGCCGAAACCCGATTTCGTGGCCGTCCTGCAGGACGCCCTGCTGTTCGCCGCCGCCTGGCGCGACGAGTTCCGCTACGAGCAGCCCATCAGCTTCACCACCCCGGCGGGGGCCAAGACGGTGGAGGGGGTCTCCGACATCCTGCCGGTCGCCTACGCCGAGGGGGAGCGCTGGACGGCCGTGCGGCTCCCGTACGACGACAACCTCGCCGCCGACGTCATCCTCCCGACGGCGGGGGTGGCCCCCGAAAGCCTCACCGTCGAGGATCTCGAGGCCGCCCGCGGGGCCCTGGATGCCGCCGAGCCCGCGCCCATCAACGTGACCATGCCCACCTTCGACCTGACCGCCAAGACCGACCTCCTGAACGCGCTGCCCCAGCTGGACCTGTCCAACCTCAACGGCATCTTCGACGGCGGCTTCGCGGGGCAGTGGGTGCAGCAGGCCAAGCTGATCGTCACGGCCCAGGGCACGGTCGGCGCGGCGCTGACCGAGATGGCCGTCTTCACGAGCAGCGGGGGCTCCGCGGAGCGCGAGTTCATCGTCGACCGCCCGTACGTCTTCCGCGTCTCCGACACCCGCACCGGCTGGCCGCTGTTCGTGGCCGCAGTCTCAGACCCGAGCGAGGAATCATGA
- a CDS encoding SigE family RNA polymerase sigma factor, whose translation MQGIEAFIAHRGGDLLRAAWVLTGDSQHAEDLLQTALAKSLGAYDNLANDHKFEAYLRTTMYRTYISWWRRLSWRSEIPSEVPDDDQPAADATAELRLDVLRALATLPRMQRAVVTMRYVEDRPIAEVAEALGISQGAVKKYAHRACAALRESTHLTPQEA comes from the coding sequence ATGCAGGGCATCGAAGCGTTCATCGCCCACCGTGGTGGCGACCTCCTCCGCGCCGCGTGGGTGCTCACCGGCGACTCCCAGCACGCGGAAGACCTCCTCCAAACCGCGTTGGCGAAGTCGTTGGGCGCCTATGACAACCTGGCCAACGACCACAAGTTCGAGGCCTATCTCCGCACCACCATGTACCGCACGTACATCTCCTGGTGGCGACGGCTCAGCTGGCGATCCGAGATCCCCAGCGAGGTCCCCGACGACGACCAACCCGCCGCGGACGCCACCGCCGAGCTCCGGCTCGACGTGCTGCGCGCCCTGGCCACCCTTCCCCGCATGCAGCGGGCGGTGGTGACCATGCGCTACGTCGAGGACCGGCCCATCGCGGAGGTGGCCGAGGCGCTGGGCATCAGCCAGGGCGCGGTGAAGAAGTACGCCCATCGAGCGTGCGCCGCCCTCCGGGAGTCGACGCACCTCACGCCCCAGGAGGCTTGA
- a CDS encoding serpin family protein — protein sequence MNIRWLSLITALALTACTVTAEPATEVKGAAAVLDLPYDTTPNVDEAARVSQEVAWRVIQNTEGNNRLTSPSSLSMSMAQAAEGAQTVSLQSFDDILGLTGDERAKAFGALRQALAPYDSLPDEVDVNDPPETPVVHQASRVLAVDATVEQPFLDRLAEFYDAAAAQSPRAEAQASLDEWVKLHTAGLIEKSGVKVKPNTVAVLQDAVLFAAAWRTPFEQERKVPFTGPAGAGEVDGVSGIVTARLAEGDGWTAVRLPYDDNLAADVVLPDEGTGPEELAAEDLEAATAALNDASEQQVMVVMPSFDLKSKTDLMEALPEIDLSDLSGIFPGGYGEQWVQQVILQVSAKGTVGAAVTELAVAESAPMLDGVFEVDRPYVLRVLDTRTGWPLFLASIADPAANAG from the coding sequence ATGAACATCCGCTGGCTGAGCCTCATCACGGCCCTCGCCCTCACCGCCTGCACCGTCACCGCCGAACCCGCGACAGAGGTCAAGGGCGCCGCGGCCGTCCTCGACCTTCCCTACGACACCACCCCCAACGTCGACGAGGCGGCCCGCGTCTCCCAGGAGGTCGCCTGGCGCGTCATCCAGAACACCGAAGGCAACAACCGCCTCACCTCCCCGAGCTCCCTCAGCATGTCCATGGCCCAGGCCGCCGAGGGCGCGCAGACCGTCTCGCTGCAGAGCTTCGACGACATCCTGGGCCTCACCGGCGACGAGCGCGCCAAGGCGTTCGGCGCCCTCCGGCAGGCGCTCGCCCCGTACGACTCCCTCCCCGACGAGGTGGACGTCAACGACCCGCCGGAAACCCCCGTCGTCCATCAGGCCAGCCGCGTCCTCGCAGTCGACGCGACGGTGGAGCAGCCCTTCCTCGACCGCCTGGCAGAGTTCTACGACGCGGCCGCGGCGCAGTCCCCGCGCGCGGAGGCGCAGGCCAGCCTCGACGAGTGGGTCAAGCTCCACACCGCCGGCCTCATCGAGAAGTCGGGCGTCAAGGTCAAGCCCAACACGGTCGCCGTGCTGCAGGACGCCGTCCTGTTCGCCGCCGCGTGGCGCACCCCGTTCGAGCAGGAGCGCAAGGTCCCGTTCACCGGCCCGGCCGGCGCGGGTGAGGTGGACGGCGTGAGCGGCATCGTGACGGCCCGCCTCGCCGAGGGCGACGGTTGGACGGCCGTGCGGCTGCCCTACGACGACAATCTGGCCGCCGATGTCGTGCTCCCCGACGAGGGGACGGGCCCGGAGGAATTGGCCGCGGAGGACCTCGAGGCAGCGACCGCCGCCCTCAACGACGCCTCGGAGCAGCAGGTGATGGTGGTCATGCCGTCGTTCGACCTCAAATCCAAAACGGACCTCATGGAGGCCCTCCCTGAGATCGACCTCAGCGACCTCAGCGGCATTTTCCCCGGCGGCTACGGCGAACAGTGGGTGCAGCAGGTGATCCTCCAGGTCAGCGCGAAGGGCACCGTGGGCGCGGCCGTCACCGAGTTGGCGGTGGCGGAGAGCGCCCCCATGCTCGACGGCGTGTTCGAGGTGGACCGCCCCTACGTCTTGCGCGTGCTCGACACGCGTACCGGCTGGCCGTTGTTCCTGGCGAGCATCGCCGATCCCGCCGCCAACGCTGGTTGA
- a CDS encoding MerR family transcriptional regulator — MATLSSIGAVARTVGVSVEAVRYYEAEGLIAPPRDDSGRRRYREVDVDALRVITALRKAGFGIREIGDLMAVKRGEDSPVQRIDAGLAALAQLARHLDERQAALDDARSLCQQWEGDLRTARQQLAP; from the coding sequence ATGGCTACTCTCTCGTCCATCGGCGCCGTCGCCCGCACCGTCGGTGTGAGCGTCGAGGCCGTCCGCTACTACGAGGCGGAGGGCCTGATCGCCCCACCCAGAGACGACTCCGGCCGCCGCCGCTACCGCGAGGTTGATGTCGACGCACTGCGCGTCATCACCGCGCTGCGGAAGGCGGGCTTCGGCATCCGGGAGATCGGCGACCTCATGGCCGTGAAGCGCGGCGAGGACTCGCCGGTGCAGAGGATCGACGCCGGACTCGCCGCCCTCGCACAGCTCGCCCGGCACCTCGATGAGCGCCAGGCGGCCCTCGACGACGCCCGCAGCCTCTGCCAGCAGTGGGAGGGCGACCTCCGAACGGCTCGGCAGCAACTGGCCCCATAG
- a CDS encoding serpin family protein has translation MNIRWLSLITALALTACAQPAPAINAGEAKGAVAVLDLPYESTPSVDEAADASEALGWLAVQNGEGLNRVVSPSSLSMSLVQAAEGARGASLESIDDALGLAGDHRARAFGALRQSLLEYDDLPSKVDADDPPETPVVHQASRVLAVDSELQQPFLDRLSEFYDAPAEQVTLADAKPNLDAWVKKHTAGLIPQSAVTPDGSTVAVLQDALLFAAAWAQEFTGEPAIPFDTPDGVKPVDGLAGTFSVRFAGGERWTAVRLPYDDALAADVILPRPGVDPVELTERELAEARFVLAQAEPEPVDVTMPAFDLAAKTDLLKALPDIDLSDLGGIVEDGFAAQWAQQAKLIVTAKGTVGAAVTEMVIATSAGSSVEVRTFTVDRPYVFRVLDTRTGWPLFLAAISNPSEES, from the coding sequence ATGAACATCCGCTGGCTGAGCCTCATCACGGCCCTCGCCCTCACCGCCTGCGCCCAACCCGCCCCGGCGATCAACGCAGGCGAGGCGAAGGGCGCCGTCGCCGTCCTCGACCTGCCCTACGAGTCAACGCCCTCCGTCGACGAGGCGGCCGACGCCTCCGAGGCGCTCGGCTGGCTCGCCGTCCAGAACGGCGAGGGCCTCAACCGGGTGGTCTCGCCGTCGTCCCTGTCCATGTCCCTCGTTCAAGCTGCTGAAGGCGCTCGGGGCGCGTCGCTCGAGAGCATCGACGACGCCCTCGGCCTCGCCGGCGACCACAGGGCCCGCGCCTTCGGGGCCCTCCGCCAATCCCTCCTCGAGTACGACGACCTCCCCAGCAAGGTGGATGCCGACGACCCGCCCGAGACCCCCGTGGTGCACCAGGCCAGCCGGGTGCTGGCCGTCGACTCCGAGCTCCAGCAGCCCTTCCTGGACCGCCTCTCCGAGTTCTACGACGCCCCCGCCGAACAGGTGACCCTCGCCGACGCCAAACCCAACCTGGACGCCTGGGTCAAGAAGCACACCGCCGGCCTGATCCCGCAATCCGCCGTGACGCCCGACGGCTCCACCGTGGCCGTCCTCCAGGACGCGCTTCTGTTCGCCGCCGCCTGGGCGCAGGAGTTCACGGGCGAGCCGGCCATCCCGTTCGACACCCCCGACGGAGTGAAGCCCGTGGACGGGCTCGCGGGCACCTTCTCCGTCCGCTTCGCCGGGGGTGAGCGCTGGACGGCCGTGCGGCTCCCGTACGACGACGCCCTGGCGGCCGACGTGATTCTGCCCCGCCCCGGCGTCGACCCCGTGGAGCTGACCGAGCGTGAGCTCGCCGAGGCCCGGTTCGTGCTGGCGCAGGCTGAGCCGGAGCCGGTGGACGTCACCATGCCGGCCTTCGACCTCGCCGCCAAGACCGACCTCCTCAAGGCCCTCCCGGACATCGACCTCAGCGACCTCGGCGGCATCGTCGAGGACGGCTTCGCGGCCCAGTGGGCCCAGCAGGCCAAGCTGATCGTGACAGCCAAGGGCACCGTCGGCGCCGCCGTGACCGAGATGGTTATCGCGACGAGCGCCGGATCGTCGGTAGAGGTGCGCACGTTCACGGTGGACCGCCCGTATGTCTTCCGCGTGCTGGACACCCGCACCGGCTGGCCCCTGTTCCTGGCGGCCATCTCCAACCCGAGCGAGGAATCATGA
- a CDS encoding EcsC family protein, whose protein sequence is MTSSTMSAYEAVRWSELEAHWQKKANRKQLVPAPIRRAAARAGDAAGEFAKRAGTAISDHTPQVVKDKLGDAGDAFLEPTVEAAGHLIELVNDWIVELIDPDKVVAFHRRRGRDVNAIPDIRTLDLREADELVHGMTLKWRTLGAAEGAGLGALALVPVAGGAAAITLDIVLMQMLATAIATRVCYAYGLDPKDPEAKEVLSRMVKRTFRKQVPKAGIARDANYAMQAVKDRVRWSDKLRNDHRIVQALEKLMKTWNKGNLVPVRQVAKGIPVVALITTTGTNAWVMGDVAKQSRFYGQTLFMADKYGLQLPASLAELADDRDQGPDASETWT, encoded by the coding sequence ATGACGTCATCGACGATGTCCGCCTACGAGGCGGTCCGCTGGAGCGAACTGGAAGCGCACTGGCAGAAGAAGGCCAACCGCAAGCAGTTGGTGCCGGCACCGATCAGGCGTGCCGCAGCTCGGGCCGGTGATGCGGCTGGCGAGTTCGCCAAACGTGCCGGCACAGCCATCTCCGACCACACTCCTCAAGTCGTCAAGGACAAGCTCGGAGACGCTGGCGATGCGTTTCTGGAACCCACCGTCGAGGCGGCCGGACATCTCATCGAGCTCGTCAACGACTGGATCGTTGAGCTGATCGACCCCGACAAGGTTGTTGCCTTTCATCGGAGACGAGGCCGCGACGTCAACGCCATTCCCGACATCCGCACCCTTGACCTGAGGGAGGCCGACGAACTAGTCCACGGCATGACCCTGAAGTGGCGCACGCTCGGCGCAGCTGAAGGCGCGGGCCTCGGCGCCTTGGCGCTGGTCCCTGTTGCAGGAGGGGCTGCGGCTATCACCTTGGACATCGTGCTGATGCAGATGCTGGCGACGGCCATCGCGACCCGAGTCTGCTACGCATACGGATTGGACCCCAAAGATCCCGAGGCCAAAGAGGTCTTGAGCAGGATGGTCAAACGGACCTTCCGCAAACAGGTACCGAAGGCCGGAATCGCCCGCGACGCCAACTACGCCATGCAGGCGGTCAAGGACCGTGTGCGTTGGAGCGACAAACTGCGCAACGACCATCGCATCGTCCAGGCGCTCGAGAAGCTGATGAAGACGTGGAACAAGGGCAACCTCGTCCCCGTACGCCAGGTGGCCAAGGGCATCCCTGTGGTGGCGCTCATCACAACCACTGGGACCAACGCCTGGGTGATGGGGGATGTGGCCAAGCAGTCGCGCTTCTACGGGCAGACGCTCTTCATGGCCGACAAGTACGGACTCCAACTGCCAGCCAGCCTTGCCGAGCTCGCCGACGACAGGGACCAGGGCCCGGACGCGAGCGAAACATGGACGTAG
- a CDS encoding DUF4432 family protein — METPLRSILLREAMFEAHEQPLLDSPGAAVSTFRYASGVAALRLVTERVELIVLPFRGQQVWRYTVDGEPLTMISTFDEPSASTAFGETYGGFLLHCGLSGLGAPGPEDTHPHHGELPNGLFGDARLLLGDGWVGVTGQFRHRVSHTADVTFQPTLTLREDGTGLELNVQISNHRSNPFGYTYLCHVNWPLFEGGRLVQTVPFDDQHFELAPHPAQEPATAAYLEGIGSDLRKGDSVDPQRRIVPEYCAILRPTPDADGWAHFMQTRPDGRAACVSYETEHLPLAIRWISNTGEEQAAGFCLPASAHHRGRAAADRDGLIRWIPGGSSVAFNIEVDFFDPDETAAPLL, encoded by the coding sequence ATGGAGACACCGCTGCGCAGCATCCTCCTGCGGGAGGCCATGTTCGAGGCCCACGAGCAGCCCCTGCTGGACTCCCCCGGCGCGGCGGTGTCCACCTTCCGCTACGCCTCCGGCGTAGCCGCGCTGCGGCTCGTCACCGAGCGTGTCGAACTCATCGTGTTGCCATTCCGCGGGCAGCAGGTGTGGCGCTACACCGTCGATGGCGAGCCGCTGACCATGATCAGCACGTTCGACGAGCCTTCGGCGTCAACCGCGTTCGGCGAGACCTACGGCGGCTTCCTCCTGCATTGCGGGCTCTCGGGCCTGGGCGCGCCCGGGCCGGAGGACACTCACCCGCACCACGGCGAACTGCCCAACGGCCTCTTCGGTGACGCTCGCCTCCTCCTCGGTGACGGATGGGTCGGGGTTACCGGGCAGTTCCGACACCGCGTGAGCCATACGGCCGACGTCACGTTCCAGCCAACGCTCACGCTCCGCGAGGACGGCACGGGCCTCGAACTCAACGTCCAGATCTCGAATCATCGCAGCAACCCGTTCGGCTACACGTACCTCTGCCACGTGAACTGGCCGCTCTTCGAGGGTGGACGGCTCGTCCAAACGGTCCCGTTCGACGATCAGCACTTCGAGCTTGCTCCACACCCCGCGCAGGAGCCCGCGACGGCCGCTTATCTGGAGGGCATCGGCTCTGACCTGCGCAAGGGGGACTCCGTCGACCCCCAACGCCGGATCGTTCCCGAGTACTGCGCGATCCTCCGGCCGACACCAGACGCCGACGGATGGGCTCACTTCATGCAGACCAGGCCTGACGGGCGGGCGGCGTGCGTGAGCTACGAAACCGAACATCTGCCGTTGGCGATCAGGTGGATCTCGAACACGGGCGAGGAGCAGGCTGCCGGCTTCTGCCTGCCCGCCAGCGCCCACCATCGCGGCAGGGCGGCAGCGGACAGGGACGGTCTGATCCGCTGGATCCCGGGCGGATCCAGCGTCGCCTTCAACATTGAGGTGGACTTCTTCGACCCTGATGAGACTGCCGCCCCGCTCCTGTGA
- a CDS encoding SigE family RNA polymerase sigma factor: MNDDVSEATLGFEGFVTQRGRGLWRAAWLLTGDSHHAEDLVQTALSKTFTRYGGFDNDNQFEAYVRTTIYRTFVSWWRKLSWRNEKAAEFVADSAAPETPHGVNLDLIRALDELPRMQRAVLVLQYFEDLPTDDIAQRLGISPGTVKTHSHRGRAALRASKHLAGRGE; encoded by the coding sequence GTGAACGACGACGTCAGTGAGGCGACCCTCGGCTTCGAGGGGTTCGTGACGCAGCGCGGCCGGGGCCTCTGGCGCGCCGCGTGGTTGCTGACGGGCGACTCCCACCACGCCGAAGACCTCGTCCAGACCGCCCTCTCCAAGACGTTCACGCGCTACGGCGGCTTCGACAACGACAACCAGTTCGAGGCCTACGTCCGCACCACCATCTACCGCACGTTCGTGTCGTGGTGGCGCAAGCTCAGTTGGCGCAACGAGAAGGCGGCCGAGTTCGTGGCGGATTCGGCCGCGCCCGAGACCCCGCACGGCGTCAACCTTGACCTGATCCGCGCCCTCGACGAGCTGCCCCGCATGCAGCGCGCCGTGCTGGTGCTGCAGTACTTCGAGGATCTCCCCACCGACGACATCGCCCAACGCCTGGGCATCTCACCCGGCACCGTCAAGACGCATTCGCACCGCGGCCGCGCCGCCCTGCGCGCGTCCAAGCACCTCGCAGGAAGGGGTGAGTGA
- a CDS encoding prolyl oligopeptidase family protein, with protein MTYPHTRRDDTVDNLHGTAVPDPYRWLEDADNPEVQEWVAAQRDFTEAQLQHLPARGWFTELMGRIVAQPRAGVPLKRGGRWFVSRNDGTSAQDLWYTAPTLEELVDGGEVVLDPNTWSDDGTSSLSTFTVARDGSLMAYARSDGGSDWQHIRTRDLRTGEDLDGEVTAKFSSPAWLPDNSSFLYTTFDEADDARGTATAGLGVARLMIHRPGGDDELLLTFPDEPHTMASGEVSHDDNWLVVSIFRGTENVNRLWVYPITTADGRSTLGEPVKLLDTADAEYTLIRTDGGHIYVHTDLDAPLGRVIRLNVAGGELTGVVPESDATLAAVEAAGEGLLLAYLDDAQHRVEYRNLDGSDPRPVDLPAGALVALDSSPLRDEAFVGLSTIAAPTASFHVPLPVTEAAPATEEPGRPKGPRTLPAEPVTLSAASEPFAPSFTMERHRAPSADGTPVPYFLITPDDDHSGPRPTLLYGYGGFKIPVLADYRPGWSAWLAAGGALALANLRGGGEFGTRWYDDGRVANKQRVFDDFIGVAEHLISTGVTTSKQLAIYGRSNGGLLVGAALTQRPDLFAAALPTVGVLDVLRFHKFTIGSAWISDFGDPDTPEGFDAAFAYSPLHRIQEGTQYPPTMILTADHDDRVVPLHSFKFAAALQAVSPAEAWLRVETSAGHGAGKSLQMVASEWADLLAFPAHHTGLEPAHNR; from the coding sequence ATGACCTACCCCCACACCCGCCGCGACGACACCGTCGACAACCTCCATGGCACCGCCGTCCCGGATCCGTACCGCTGGCTCGAGGACGCCGACAACCCGGAGGTGCAGGAGTGGGTGGCGGCGCAGCGCGACTTCACCGAGGCCCAACTCCAGCACCTCCCCGCCCGCGGCTGGTTCACGGAGCTGATGGGTCGCATCGTCGCGCAACCCCGGGCGGGCGTGCCGCTGAAGCGCGGCGGCCGCTGGTTCGTCAGCCGCAACGACGGCACCAGCGCGCAGGACCTCTGGTACACCGCGCCCACGCTCGAGGAGCTGGTCGACGGGGGAGAGGTCGTCCTGGACCCCAACACGTGGAGCGACGACGGCACGTCCTCGCTGTCCACCTTCACCGTCGCCCGCGACGGCTCGCTGATGGCCTACGCCCGCAGCGACGGCGGCTCGGACTGGCAGCACATCCGCACCCGCGACCTCCGCACCGGCGAGGACCTCGACGGCGAGGTCACCGCGAAGTTCTCCAGCCCCGCGTGGCTGCCGGACAACAGCTCGTTCCTGTACACCACGTTCGACGAGGCCGACGACGCCCGCGGCACCGCGACGGCCGGCCTCGGGGTGGCCCGCCTCATGATCCACCGCCCCGGCGGCGACGACGAGCTGCTGTTGACCTTCCCCGACGAGCCGCACACCATGGCCAGCGGCGAGGTGAGCCACGACGACAACTGGCTCGTCGTGAGCATCTTCCGCGGCACCGAGAACGTCAACCGCCTGTGGGTCTACCCGATCACCACGGCGGACGGTCGCTCCACCCTCGGCGAACCCGTCAAGCTCCTCGACACCGCCGACGCCGAGTACACCCTCATCCGCACCGACGGTGGCCACATCTACGTTCACACCGACCTCGACGCCCCGCTGGGCCGGGTCATCCGCCTGAACGTGGCCGGCGGTGAACTGACCGGGGTCGTCCCGGAATCCGACGCGACGCTCGCCGCCGTCGAAGCCGCGGGGGAGGGCCTGCTCCTGGCCTACCTCGACGACGCCCAGCACCGCGTCGAGTACCGCAACCTCGACGGCTCAGATCCGCGCCCCGTCGACCTCCCAGCCGGCGCCCTGGTGGCCCTCGACTCCTCCCCGCTGCGCGACGAGGCCTTCGTGGGCCTCAGCACCATCGCCGCCCCCACCGCGTCCTTCCACGTCCCGCTGCCGGTGACCGAGGCTGCCCCTGCGACGGAGGAGCCGGGCAGGCCGAAGGGCCCCCGCACCCTCCCCGCCGAGCCCGTCACCCTCTCGGCGGCCTCCGAACCGTTCGCGCCGTCCTTCACCATGGAGCGACACCGCGCGCCCAGCGCAGACGGCACCCCCGTCCCGTACTTCCTCATCACCCCCGACGACGACCACTCAGGCCCCCGCCCCACGCTCCTCTACGGCTACGGCGGCTTCAAGATCCCCGTCCTCGCCGACTACCGCCCCGGCTGGTCCGCGTGGCTGGCGGCCGGGGGAGCGCTCGCGCTCGCCAACCTCCGCGGCGGCGGCGAGTTCGGCACCCGCTGGTACGATGACGGCCGCGTAGCCAACAAGCAGCGCGTGTTCGACGACTTCATCGGGGTGGCCGAACACCTCATCTCCACGGGCGTCACCACCTCGAAGCAGCTGGCGATCTACGGCCGCTCCAACGGCGGCCTCCTCGTCGGCGCCGCGCTCACGCAGCGCCCGGACCTGTTCGCCGCGGCGCTGCCCACCGTCGGCGTGCTGGACGTGCTGAGGTTCCACAAGTTCACGATCGGCTCGGCGTGGATCAGTGACTTCGGCGACCCCGACACCCCCGAGGGCTTCGATGCGGCCTTCGCCTACTCGCCGCTGCACCGCATCCAGGAGGGCACCCAGTACCCGCCGACGATGATCCTCACCGCTGACCACGACGACCGGGTGGTGCCGCTGCACAGCTTCAAGTTCGCGGCGGCCCTGCAGGCCGTGTCGCCCGCCGAGGCGTGGCTCCGGGTGGAGACCTCAGCCGGTCACGGTGCGGGGAAGTCGTTGCAGATGGTCGCCAGTGAGTGGGCGGACCTTCTCGCCTTCCCCGCCCACCACACCGGCCTCGAACCTGCGCACAATAGGTGA
- a CDS encoding sensory rhodopsin transducer produces MAGKKTWYFPDGELPPPGDGDPQGHESIIILNPNSEEARVEVALYWADKAPDRFTVDVEPERVRCLRTNVTTDMGGFELPREVQYGIRLTSDVGIVAQYGRLDVRQPNMAFYTTPGYHED; encoded by the coding sequence ATGGCGGGCAAGAAGACCTGGTACTTCCCCGACGGGGAACTGCCGCCCCCGGGCGACGGGGACCCGCAGGGGCACGAGTCCATCATCATCCTCAATCCCAACTCGGAGGAAGCCCGGGTGGAGGTGGCCCTGTACTGGGCGGACAAAGCACCTGACAGGTTCACCGTCGACGTCGAACCGGAGCGGGTGCGGTGCCTGCGCACCAACGTGACTACCGACATGGGCGGGTTCGAACTCCCGCGCGAGGTCCAGTACGGCATCCGGCTCACCTCCGACGTGGGCATCGTCGCCCAGTACGGGCGCCTTGATGTGCGGCAGCCGAACATGGCGTTCTACACCACTCCCGGATATCACGAAGACTGA